CACACCGGCAAGTACGCGGGCGACTCCGACCTCCAGCTCGAGCGGATCAACGTCTACTACAACGAGGCCAGCGGGGGCCGCTTCGTCCCGCGCGCCGTCCTCATGGACCTCGAGCCCGGCACCATGGACTCGGTGCGCTCGGGGCCCTTCGGCCAGATCTTCCGCCCCGACAACTTTGTCTTCGGTCAGTCCGGCGCAGGGAACAACTGGGCCAAGGGCCACTACACCGAGGGCGCCGAGCTCATCGACTCCGTGCTTGACGTCGTCCGCAAGGAGGCCGAGAACTGCGACTGCCTCCAAGGTACGTGTCTGCGTGAATCCATACTGGATCTGATGGGTTTTTGCCTTACATGTTTGGTTTATGAAGCTGCGCAGCTTCTGGATCTAGGGTTTATGCGGCATTGCGCGTGTCCTGGGCTAGTAGATCTGAACATTTTCGCCTAGATCTAAGCGAATCATGAAATTTTCGAGGAATTGAGCGTTTATTTTTCTTGTCATTTTGTTGGGTGCTTGTAGTTCAAAGTGATTGTAGAGTTAGATGCCTAACAGCCTAAATGGTTGCTCATGTCTTCCTTCTTACTAGTGCAGGGTTCCAGGTCTGCCACTCGCTGGGAGGAGGTACTGGTTCAGGAATGGGCACTCTGCTCATCTCCAAGATCAGGGAGGAGTACCCGGACCGGATGATGTTGACATTCTCTGTCTTCCCGTCGCCGAAGGTTTCTGATACTGTCGTGGAGCCCTACAATGCTACTCTCTCCGTTCACCAGCTTGTTGAGAATGCGGATGAGTGCATGGTGCTTGACAATGAGGCTCTCTATGACATCTGCTTCCGTACATTGAAGCTCGCAACACCAACCTGTAAGTGCGGAATGATCTCCAGTTTCATTTAGTGCAAAATGTTCTAAAAGTTTGAATTGTGCATATCTGTTCTCCTATCAGCGTTTCAATCGATATTATCCTGTCTCCAGTTTAATTTAGTGCAGATTGATTTGTACACGTGTCCAGTGTCATCTCCATCTTTTTCATATGCATGTAGTCAGTGTTTTACTTAAGTTTGGCATTTTGATAATATAATGATCTATGTTACCTTTTTAGTGCCATAAATTCTGCTAATATAATGATCTATGAATTGCGTAGTACACTATCTGACTATCATACGCATTTCTGTGTCTGGATTGTAATATGAGCAGAGTAATTGTTGACCACACCGTGCAAGCATGCTTGTGTGCTATTTGCTGTCATAGTTTAACACATACGATTTTCTATTTGTTGCATAGATTTTCCAGTACATACTTTTACAACTCTACTTGTTATTTATGTGTAAACTTAAGCTAGTAAGTTGTCTACCTTGTAGTGTAATCAAAGTACACCATATAGGAGGGAGGCTGATGGTTTCACTTGGTGTTTGCCTGTGTTCTAGTTGATATTATAATCTTATATTCATGTTTTGATTGCCCTTTGTACTTATAAGCCTGAAGTTATATGCCACTGTCATACATAATGTGCACTGAATTTATATGCCACTATCATATAGTCGTTCATGTTTCAACATTTAGCATATTTGTTAAATCTACTTGTTCTATACAAGCATGCACTTTTTTCATGTTATTTAaccttgtttttgtttttcagttggtgatctcaaccacCTTATCTCTGCAACCATGAGTGGTGTTACGTGCTGCCTTCGCTTCCCTGGTCAGCTGAATTCTGACCTCCGGAAGCTTGCAGTCAACCTGATCCCTTTCCCACGCCTTCACTTCTTCATGGTTGGATTTGCTCCACTGACCTCGCGGGGCTCCCAGCAGTACCGTGCTCTCACTGTGCCAGAGCTGACCCAACAGATGTGGGACTCCAAGAACATGATGTGTGCTGCTGACCCTCGTCACGGCCGCTACCTCACGGCGTCTGCCATGTTCCGTGGGAAGATGAGCACCAAGGAAGTGGACGAGCAGATGCTCAATGTGCAGAACAAGAACTCTTCATACTTTGTGGAATGGATCCCCAACAACGTGAAGTCGAGTGTGTGCGACATTCCACCCAATGGCCTGAAGATGGCGTCCACATTCATCGGCAACTCGACGTCCATCCAGGAGATGTTCCGCCGTGTCAGCGAGCAGTTCACAGCTATGTTCAGGAGGAAGGCTTTCTTGCATTGGTACACGGGTGAGGGCATGGACGAGATGGAGTTCACCGAAGCCGAGAGCAATATGAACGACCTGGTTGCCGAGTACCAGCAGTACCAGGACGCCACggctgaggaggaagaagattatgaggaggaagaagaggaggttgGTGTCTAAGCCACCTTCCCCAATATTTGTTACAGATATCCCTTGTATCACTGTTAGTCGTTACGTGGATTGGGTTGCTTGTGGTGCTGTTAGGTGCTAGAGGATGCTATTGCTTATGAACGCGATGTTGTAGTGACAAATtgcattttgttttgtgttAATGGTTGTTCAAGTTATTACTTTGGGGTAGCTTAACTGCTTGGTGTTACACTCTTATGCAGTAGTACAAGTCATTAGTGTTATATATCGGATGGTGAATCGGCAGTTTGTGTTTACCGACGTGGTTGGCATGCAGCTGTTCTGAAAGCATGTGTTTTGGTGAAGTTTTGAATTGCCTTAGATTTAGCTTTGCCGCTAAGCAGGTCTGATATCACCAAATCTTCCGACGAAATCCAAGGCAATTCAAAACTTCTGCACAAACTGAATTGGCGCGGTGCTTTCGCTATTACCCGGCGACCCTGCCTGCTCCGCCGTGCCGGCCGCTAACGAGAAACCACACAGACTAGGTCAGACAGCGATTCGGTTATTAGATttgatctaaaattttaaaaaataaattaaaaacacTTTCATCTTATTAAAAATTAAGgtaaaaaatgaactaaataaCAAAACAGAACTACTCATTAAATATCCACTAACATTCATACCCGAACCgaaccggatgatccggcagATCATACGGTTTGGTTCTTGCAGAACGAGAAGATCACACAGGTCAGAAGCGCTCGATTGCTCAGTGAAGTACATGAAACTCTTTTTTAAATTCTCAGGTAGTAAATTATTATCATGCCGCAGCAATCACCACACCAACAATGTTACTCTCTATTACACAAAAGAATGGAACGAATATTGAATCCTATATTCACCACAAATCTCAGCCGCCTCCAAATGATTCGCCTGTAAGTTTTGAGCCTTAGCACTTCTTGGCAGATGCGCTCTTGACCTTGTGCCTGAACAgcaccttcttcttcctgtaCGACGTGTTGTCGACGGTGAGCACGACCTTGcccggctcgccggcgcggAACGAGTTGCGGACCGCCTCCTCGCCGGACCCCATCTTCTTGCCCttcctgatgatgatggtgTAGGCGCCCTCTTCGGCCGGCACGAACTCCTCCTTGTAGTTCACCTCCCAGCCCAGCACTGTCAGGTCCCATGTCAGGGTGGCATCAGCCTGAACAAAATCAGGCACGTCAAACAACTCCGCAACCTTGAATTGTTTCAACAAGCTGCTACTAATCATGTGTTCTTTTGTTTGGCACTGTACCTCAGTGGCTTCGATCTCGATGGTCTCGGTGGAGCTTGCCTTGAGGATCAGTTCAGTGATTTCACCGTCATCGGCGGAGAATTCAGTGTCGATGTCGCGCTTCAGACCACCGTACTTCACCGGGATGGCCTCAATCGTAATGTACCTTTAAAAAGGCGTATGCTCCTTGTCAAAAATTGTCCAAAATTATGCACAAAGCCAATTGCTTTGTGCAAAATTGGCAACCGAGATATGTTCTACTGCTTACTTGAGGAGGGTCTCGGTGACCTTGGACGGGCGAGCAATGACGAACTTGCTCCTGGTCCTCTGCGTCATGAACGGGTAGAACAGAGTGCTGAACGCGTAGTACCAGAAAGGCACGTTGATCAAGATCTGCAGGTCAGATCATACAGAAAAAGGAGTTAAATCACACGCATGGGGCAAGCATTTTGAGAAGAAATTCTTATTGATGATCGCAGCTCACGTTTCTTGCGACGAGCTCGGGGTAGTTGTCCTGGAACAGGTCGAGCACCTGCTTCACGGCGACGCGGAGTTCCTTCTTGGCCGGTCCCGGTGAGTTCCTGAGGTCGGTCACCTGCAGCAGCGAAGCGGCGCCGCCGGGCTTGAAGTCCAGCTCGGCCACGTGTCGCTCCATGGCGCCCACCCGCCACCGGAGGAACCTCGCCTTGCCTTCCTCCGAGCCGAGCGCCTTCTTGTACACGGCGTCGTCGGCGAACACTCCGAGCGCGTTGTAGCACACCGGGTGGCCCTCGCGGTCCGCGCCGTCGAGGTAGCACGAGCCCTCGAGCTCTCCCGGGAGTTGTGCGCCGTCGTCGCCCTCGACCTCTCCGGCGAAGCCCTTCCACTCCTTGCGCCAGCGGAGGGTCCTGCGGAGCATCTCGAACGCGGCGCTGGCCTTGAAGTCGCGCGCGCGGAGGAACTTGAGGAGCACGACGTCGGTGGCCTCGTCGCCCTTGCTCGGGAGCAGGGGCACGCCCCACAGGGTAATGTCCTTGTCGACTACAGCCGCCGCCTGTTTCTCCTCTTCCGCCGTCTTCTCGCCCTCGCCGGCTTCTTCtttcttggcctcctccttgccTTCCTTCTCCTCGGCGTCGGCCTCCTTCTCGCCatcctcctctttcttctcctctgcGCCGGCCCCCTtcttcccttcctcctctttcttctcctctgcGCCGGCCCCCTtcttcccttcctcctctttctcctccaGAGCTGCCtcggccttcttcttcttcttcttctcctcccccttGCCGTCATCGAACAGCTTGCCCTCCACGATGGCCGCCTCGACCTTGTCGCGGAGCTCGACGAGCGCCTTCCGCTCGTTCTCCTTGAGATCAGCCAGGAAGTTGCTCTCCTCCCTGAACGACGCGTTCTCGGACACAGCAACCTCCGCCGCCTTCACACCCACCtccctcgccggcgccggcggcaccGCCTCGGCGCCATTCCCAGACACAGCCTCCACGGCCATGGCTCTCACAGCAGCACCCGGCGAGAACTCGGCAGGCAGCAGGTGTACAGATTTCCCCACGAATCAATGGCTgctacggcggcggcggtgagacTAGTCAGGGAGGAGTGGGGagcggaggagagggaggaaacGGCTATATAGTAAGGGCGCAACGGCTATGGCCGGGCGGCGACAGGTAGGCGGGtagagagggagggagccgTTGGGTCGGCCGTTGGGCTCGTGGGGTCCGTGACTGGCGGTGGGCGGAGTCCGGCGAGGGTCGCTTTGCTTTTGCGGCGCTCCGCCAGCCCGAACCCAACCAACGAACCAGGCAACGGCTAGCTTGTACCAGCACAGTTAGCTTTGTTTGTTGGAAAAATATTCGGTGCAAAACAATAGAGGACAATAGTCAGATTCTAATCTAACGGCTTAG
The sequence above is drawn from the Phragmites australis chromosome 10, lpPhrAust1.1, whole genome shotgun sequence genome and encodes:
- the LOC133883203 gene encoding tubulin beta-1 chain, which gives rise to MREILHIQGGQCGNQIGAKFWEVICDEHGIDHTGKYAGDSDLQLERINVYYNEASGGRFVPRAVLMDLEPGTMDSVRSGPFGQIFRPDNFVFGQSGAGNNWAKGHYTEGAELIDSVLDVVRKEAENCDCLQGFQVCHSLGGGTGSGMGTLLISKIREEYPDRMMLTFSVFPSPKVSDTVVEPYNATLSVHQLVENADECMVLDNEALYDICFRTLKLATPTFGDLNHLISATMSGVTCCLRFPGQLNSDLRKLAVNLIPFPRLHFFMVGFAPLTSRGSQQYRALTVPELTQQMWDSKNMMCAADPRHGRYLTASAMFRGKMSTKEVDEQMLNVQNKNSSYFVEWIPNNVKSSVCDIPPNGLKMASTFIGNSTSIQEMFRRVSEQFTAMFRRKAFLHWYTGEGMDEMEFTEAESNMNDLVAEYQQYQDATAEEEEDYEEEEEEVGV
- the LOC133930370 gene encoding patellin-4-like, producing MAVEAVSGNGAEAVPPAPAREVGVKAAEVAVSENASFREESNFLADLKENERKALVELRDKVEAAIVEGKLFDDGKGEEKKKKKKAEAALEEKEEEGKKGAGAEEKKEEEGKKGAGAEEKKEEDGEKEADAEEKEGKEEAKKEEAGEGEKTAEEEKQAAAVVDKDITLWGVPLLPSKGDEATDVVLLKFLRARDFKASAAFEMLRRTLRWRKEWKGFAGEVEGDDGAQLPGELEGSCYLDGADREGHPVCYNALGVFADDAVYKKALGSEEGKARFLRWRVGAMERHVAELDFKPGGAASLLQVTDLRNSPGPAKKELRVAVKQVLDLFQDNYPELVARNILINVPFWYYAFSTLFYPFMTQRTRSKFVIARPSKVTETLLKYITIEAIPVKYGGLKRDIDTEFSADDGEITELILKASSTETIEIEATEADATLTWDLTVLGWEVNYKEEFVPAEEGAYTIIIRKGKKMGSGEEAVRNSFRAGEPGKVVLTVDNTSYRKKKVLFRHKVKSASAKKC